Proteins encoded in a region of the Zea mays cultivar B73 chromosome 2, Zm-B73-REFERENCE-NAM-5.0, whole genome shotgun sequence genome:
- the LOC103645912 gene encoding ABC transporter I family member 1, with the protein MPPLRPPPPRLLLNNVSYMRNAQTVLRDINLSVHDGTTLVLTGANGSGKTTLLRMLAGFSRPSAGEILWNGHDITSPGVFQQYKLQLNWMSLKDAVKEKLTVLENVQWFELLEGKDDSRSGPAIQLMGLGRLMNEKARMLSMEQRKRLQLARLLAIDRPIWLLDEPSVALDAEGTRLLEHIIAEHREKGGIVFVATHLPIQIEDSMSLRLPRRKTLVDLVH; encoded by the exons ATGCCGCCGCTTCGGCCCCCGCCACCGCGGCTCCTGCTCAACAATGTCTCCTACATGCGGAACGCACAGACGGTGCTCCGTGACATCAACCTCAGCGTCCACGACGGCACAACCCTTGTCCTtaccggcgccaacggctccggaAAGACCACCCTCCTCCGCATGTTGGCGGGCTTCTCGCGCCCCTCGGCGGGGGAGATCCTCTGGAACGGACACGACATCACCTCCCCCGGCGTCTTCCAGCAGTACAAGCTGCAGCTCAACTGGATGTCGCTCAAGGACGCCGTGAAAGAGAAGCTCACAGTGCTCGAGAATGTCCAGTGGTTCGAGCTCCTCGAGGGGAAGGACGACAGCAGGTCGGGCCCGGCCATCCAGCTCATGGGGCTCGGCAG GCTCATGAACGAGAAGGCCAGGATGTTGTCCATGGAGCAGAGGAAGCGGCTGCAGCTCGCCAGGCTGCTCGCCATCGACCGACCCATCTGGCTGCTGGACGAGCCCTCCGTCGCGCTGGACGCAGAGGGTACCAGGCTGCTTGAACACATCATCGCGGAGCACCGGGAGAAGGGTGGCATCGTGTTCGTGGCCACGCATCTGCCGATTCAGATTGAGGATTCTATGTCGCTTCGGCTTCCCCGGAGGAAGACGCTGGTTGATCTTGTCCATTGA
- the LOC103645911 gene encoding putative F-box protein At5g38270, giving the protein MATFSKASRLCGAVTMQPKQLWSLLSRILSKLLGLPGILLKKFRKEGVTELDATALLELPQDVLMDIFGTLEVPDLIRAGSVCSSWYATYKCLLDLRQYKQPQTPCLFYTCESAGSNVGFLYSLKENRSYKLTLPEPPIRSRLLIGSSNGWLITADERSELHLVNPITGEQVALPSVITIEHVKPIFDASGTIHMYELSYETPPDLFDLGDLRDELYFKAFVFPDPSTTGSYIVVLIHEPYSRLSFARPGDDKWTWVGQGSQYKDCTYVDGLLYTVNYSGEIDAFDFTASPVKMTVILKELKYPVCENMYIIQAPWGDLLHVWRTLGVPPNAPSWVPGKCLFETLKIQVHKVDLEAKQRVEINRLQCDSVLFLGHNDSLCLSAQVHPELKSNHAYFTDDFKEVTVLLKNCIRDMGVMDLENSVNKKIVSQIWSNWPCPTWITPNLMKLNQAFNR; this is encoded by the coding sequence ATGGCAACCTTTAGCAAGGCTAGCAGGCTGTGTGGTGCAGTGACTATGCAACCAAAACAGTTGTGGAGTCTACTCTCGAGAATCTTGTCTAAGTTGCTCGGTCTTCCTGGTATTTTGCTGAAGAAATTCCGAAAGGAAGGTGTGACGGAATTAGATGCTACTGCATTGCTAGAGCTACCACAGGATGTGTTGATGGACATCTTTGGTACACTTGAGGTCCCTGACCTCATCCGAGCAGGCTCGGTTTGCTCGTCATGGTATGCTACCTACAAATGCTTGCTCGACCTGAGGCAATACAAGCAACCCCAGACACCATGCTTGTTCTACACTTGTGAATCTGCCGGTAGCAACGTAGGGTTTCTATACAGCCTCAAGGAAAATAGGTCCTACAAGTTAACTCTACCGGAGCCACCCATCCGCAGTAGGTTACTGATCGGGTCCTCCAACGGTTGGTTGATTACTGCAGATGAGAGGTCTGAACTGCACCTTGTGAATCCCATAACTGGAGAACAGGTTGCACTTCCCTCTGTGATTACCATAGAGCATGTGAAGCCCATCTTTGATGCATCAGGTACTATCCATATGTACGAGTTATCATATGAGACACCACCCGACCTGTTTGATCTTGGCGATCTGCGCGATGAGCTCTACTTCAAGGCATTTGTATTTCCCGATCCATCCACCACTGGAAGCTACATCGTGGTTCTTATTCACGAGCCATATTCACGGCTTTCGTTTGCACGACCGGGAGATGACAAGTGGACCTGGGTTGGACAAGGTAGCCAATATAAAGACTGCACATATGTGGATGGCCTTTTGTATACAGTGAATTACTCTGGAGAAATTGATGCGTTTGATTTTACCGCGTCCCCTGTTAAAATGACAGTAATTCTGAAAGAGCTGAAGTATCCTGTATGTGAAAACATGTACATTATTCAGGCTCCATGGGGTGATCTGTTGCATGTTTGGAGGACTCTTGGCGTTCCACCCAATGCTCCATCGTGGGTCCCTGGAAAATGCTTGTTCGAAACCTTAAAAATACAAGTGCATAAAGTGGACTTGGAAGCAAAGCAACGGGTGGAAATAAACAGGTTGCAGTGTGATAGTGTTTTATTTCTTGGCCACAACGATTCACTTTGCCTTAGTGCTCAAGTACACCCAGAACTCAAGTCAAATCATGCATACTTCACTGACGATTTTAAAGAAGTGACTGTTTTATTAAAAAATTGCATACGTGATATGGGAGTTATGGACTTGGAAAATAGTGTCAACAAGAAAATTGTCTCTCAAATTTGGTCCAACTGGCCCTGTCCCACTTGGATAACACCCAATCTTATGAAACTGAATCAGGCCTTCAACAGATAG
- the LOC103645909 gene encoding putative F-box protein At2g33190: MATFSKASRLCGAVTMQPKQLWSLLLSRILPKLLGLPGILLKKFRKEGVMELDAAALPELPQDVLMDIFGTLEVPDLIRAGSVCSSWHATYKCLLDLRQYKQPQTPCLFYTCESAGSNVGFLYSLKENRSYKLTLPEPPIRSRLLIGSSNGWLITADERSELHLVNPITGEQVALPSVITIEHVKPIFDASGTIRMYELSYQTPPDLFDLGDLRDELYFKAFVFPDPSTTGSYIVVLIHEPYSRLSFARPGDDKWTWVGQGSQYKDCTYVDGLLYTVNYSGEIDAFDFTASPVKMTVIMKELKYPVCENMYIIQAPWGDLLHVWRTIDVPPNAPPWVPGKCMVETLKIQVHKVDLEAKQRVEINRLQCDSVLFLGHNDSLCLSTQVHPELKSNHAYFTDDFKELTVLLKNCMRDMGVMDLENSVKKEIVSQIWSNWPCPTWITPNLMKLNQAFNR, from the coding sequence ATGGCGACCTTTAGCAAGGCTAGCAGGTTGTGTGGTGCAGTGACTATGCAACCAAAACAGCTGTGGAGTCTACTACTCTCGAGAATCTTGCCTAAGCTGCTCGGTCTTCCTGGTATTTTGCTGAAGAAATTCCGAAAGGAAGGTGTGATGGAATTGGATGCTGCTGCATTGCCAGAGCTGCCACAGGATGTGTTGATGGACATCTTTGGTACACTTGAGGTCCCTGACCTCATCCGAGCAGGCTCGGTTTGCTCGTCATGGCATGCTACCTACAAATGCTTGCTCGACCTGAGGCAATACAAGCAACCCCAGACACCATGCCTGTTCTACACTTGTGAATCTGCCGGTAGCAACGTAGGGTTTCTATACAGCCTCAAGGAAAATAGGTCCTACAAGTTAACTCTACCGGAGCCACCCATCCGCAGTAGGTTACTGATCGGGTCCTCCAACGGTTGGTTGATTACTGCAGATGAGAGGTCGGAGCTGCACCTTGTGAATCCCATAACTGGAGAACAGGTTGCACTTCCCTCTGTGATTACCATAGAGCATGTGAAGCCCATCTTTGATGCATCAGGTACTATCCGTATGTACGAGTTGTCATATCAGACACCACCCGACCTGTTTGATCTCGGTGATCTGCGCGATGAACTCTACTTCAAGGCATTTGTGTTTCCCGATCCATCCACCACTGGAAGCTACATCGTGGTTCTTATCCATGAGCCATATTCACGACTTTCGTTTGCACGACCGGGAGATGACAAGTGGACCTGGGTTGGACAAGGTAGCCAATATAAAGACTGCACATATGTGGATGGTCTTTTGTATACAGTGAATTACTCTGGAGAAATTGATGCGTTTGATTTTACCGCGTCTCCTGTTAAAATGACAGTAATTATGAAAGAGCTGAAGTATCCTGTATGTGAAAACATGTACATTATTCAGGCTCCATGGGGTGATCTGCTGCATGTTTGGAGGACTATTGACGTTCCACCCAATGCTCCGCCGTGGGTCCCTGGAAAATGCATGGTCGAAACCTTAAAAATACAAGTGCATAAAGTGGACTTGGAAGCAAAGCAACGAGTGGAAATAAACAGATTGCAGTGTGATAGTGTTTTATTTCTTGGCCACAACGATTCACTTTGCCTTAGTACTCAAGTACATCCAGAACTCAAGTCAAATCATGCATATTTCACTGACGATTTTAAAGAATTGACTGTTTTATTAAAAAATTGCATGCGTGATATGGGAGTTATGGACTTGGAAAATAGTGTCAAGAAGGAAATTGTCTCTCAAATTTGGTCCAACTGGCCCTGTCCCACTTGGATAACACCCAATCTTATGAAGCTGAATCAGGCATTCAACAGATAG